A region of the bacterium genome:
CCGAAGCTTTCAAAGCATCAATACGCCCTGGAATATCCATTCTGCTTACCCCATCGGCAAGTAACTGATCACGAGTTGACTGAATCTGAGTGACAATTTTAGGATTCATCACATTCACCATCTTTCCGATACCCCAGAAAAAGGCTGACAAACCGTAATTCTGAATGGTAAACATTGTTGCATAAGCTGTACCCAACCGTTTCAGCGGGACAATCTTTGATGTTGCAGGCCACATTGCTGCTGGAACCAGCGAAAATGCGATTCCCAGGGAGAAGAGGCCCAAATATCCTAAACTAACACTATTGAATACGGAAAGGGACAGGTGAGCAAATATAAGCAGCAGAGAGCCTACAATCATCAGACTGGCTGCTCTGCCTTTTTTATCTACTATATTGCCGAAGACCGGAGTAAATAAAATTGTACCGAGAGGAATAAGGCTTGTCACTTTTGGAGCAGTATGGAAAAAAGCATAAATTTTGTCCCAAAGAGACGCTCCTGTCAGGTCAGGCATAGTGTTGGTAAACCCGAATTTGTTTATTAGCAAATCCGGAGCGTACTGAATAAATGGAAACACGGCAGCATAAAATGATACGCATAGAAAAGCGATATAGAGAAATGAAGGATTAGTTAACAGATCTTTAAGATCTTTTAGTTTAAATTCATCTCCTGATTCACCGTCCACGGGATTACCCAGTTCTTTTTCCCTACGTTCATATTTTACATCAAACACCAGATAAATAAGGAACATAATCACTGCCAGACCGATCAGTGAAGCTCCAAACACAATGCCTTTATACACACTTCCGCCGGCAACTTCAATGCCGAAGAAATTACAGCCCGCTGTACCCAAACGGCCAATAGCTACGTTAATAGCCATTGCAAGAGCAAGTTCGTGCCCTTTGAACCATTTCACAATAGTACGGTTGGTCATGACACAGACTGTTTCAAGGCCCATTCCGAATAAAATACGTCCAACAATCATTCCAATCATCATGGAGTGCTTGTCCTGTCCAAAGAGGCCATTACTAGCAAAAGCCATTATAAAAGCACCTGTTGTCGCAATACTGCCAAACACTATACCTGTTTTCCGTGTGCCCCAGCGGTCAAGAGCTATACCTCCTACAATAATCATCAGCGCCATATTGGCCCAGCTGACAGATGCAAGCACCGTACCGAACATATTATTATCAAAACCAAGCTCTGTCTCAATTAATCCTTTTAAAGGGCCGAGACAATCATTAAACCAATACGTTGCAAACAATAATCCGCTTAAAAGTAAAAGGGCAGACCAGCGCATTACTGCACTATCATTCAACCTCTTCTTCAGATGTTCCATTATTAACCCTTTCAAATGTCTGTTTCTGCAAATAGCACATTGTTTCGGTCATGTCGGTTTGACATAATGGCATATTGTATTACTGCGTGAATCATCTCCTGAAATACAGTCCGCTATACTCTTCTCCATTTTTACCGGTTATTTTCCATAAAGGATATACTACAGTTGGACTAAAAAGACTGAATTTGATATGTATAATACTCTTTTCCAAAATTAAAAGCAACCGAAATTTAAGGGCGTTATTCATGAGCGCATTAACGATAAACCGCTTACAAACTGCAAATAAATGATCATGAACATGTTAATCCGGCTATAGCGAGAGTATCAGGAAGCATCGGTATTAAGACGGATGCCCCTTATAAATAGCCGCCGGAAATGCAGATACAAAACGATCAAATTCTCTAATCTAAATACTGAGGAACAATGCGAGCGTAAGCACGAGAATTATTAAATTTATACAACAATTTTCATAGGCCAAATGTCCGCATTACACTACTATTTCTCTAAAAACCTCTCTTTAAAAGTAGGATATTGTCCAGCCATCTTCAGGAAAGCATCAAGAGGAACAACCTCAAACTCGGAACTGAGCCTCCCAAGAATTGATTTTACTCTGCTTACATCACTCCATTGACGAACATGCATAAGTAAGAAATAGGGACGGACACTGTTGATTCGGGCCAATTCACGAAGATCCTCTGCTGCCTCTTCTTCCTTCCGATCCGGAGATAAATAATAATCAAATGAAATCAGAGGACGGCCTTTTCGGCTGTAAAAGGTAAAGGAGGGTGCATAGCCGTTTATAAAGCCTATGGCCTGGGGCATGCCCAGAAAATAGGCACCAACCACTTCACGGGTCAGCTCTGTGTTCCCTTCAACAGTAGCACCTTCCGAATAATCCATTATCTCAAAAATATTTAGATCAAGCTTTTTCATCAGAGTATCCGCTTTTGCTATCAGACGCGGCAGAAGATACGGAGGCACTGCTTTAGGGTAGAGATAACCAGGGCCGGATAGAGAGCCTATAAAATAGTCGTTAGGAGTAGCCTCGCTGTAAAAAAACTCCAGCATGGCAGGGGCAAGCCAGTACCAGTTCATAGTTACCTCCCAGGCATAGGGCAGTTCACCCCGACCGGGACGTGTCCACGCACCCAGCCCCAGGCAGTCGGTCTGCACGCATGCAATGTACACTTTTTTCTGCGGCTTGTAAATTTTTCCAGGTATAAGATTGTGATTATTGCGAAATTTAAATCCTGGTGATTTCTGCACCTTGCTGGAAAAACTGAGATTCGGCAGAGTGTGCAGCCCTTCTACGCGAAAACCGAATTTTGAGACCAGGGTGACTTGATCCCTCTCTTTATCTTTAACATAGGAATGCCAGCCGAAAATAATGGACATCGGTTTTAAATCAGCAAGCAAATCTTTTGCAAGCTCATACTCATCAGTATCTGACGGCTTTGTAGACAAATCCTGAAAAAATGCTCTCCTGCATATACCCCAGTCTGCTACTCCGGGTTTCATAATGCTGCCGCCTTCGCCTCCAAGCCATACTATAATATCATGAGAGCAGCTGGCCCAGTAGCGGTCTTTTGCCCAGCGGTAAATTTCGGCATCAGTCCAGCCCCTGAAGCGTCCCCGGAAATCCTCAAGGCAGGGCAGGCCGGCTTTTTGAGCCATTGGAATCAGCGCCTCATCTACAACCACGGCATCTTTAATTCCAGCCGCAGTAAAAGCAACAATCAGAGAAGTCCGCACCTCCCGGTCCCAGACCACATAACCGCGGGGGACAGAGGAAAAAGTTCTAAGAGCCTGAGCAGCAGTCTTCAATTCCCGGAAAGTGTAATAGTGTTTAGCTTTTAGAAAATTCATCACATCAGGTGTGAAGCGGAAATCCCATGTTTCCGGATATATGAAGTACAGCCGCGGCCCGGAACGATTAATTAGTCCCTGCAGGCTGATTAGCAGAGCCTGCTGATTTAGTCCGCCGTCAATCCGCCAGTCATCTGCAAGTTTCATAAAAAATGCATCCCGTTCCCCCTTTCTCTTCAGGACATACTGCATTGAAAAAGAGTCCAAACGGGTGGATCGCTTGACAGTATAACGGAGAATCCTGCCGCTGCCGGTCAACATATATTCATGGTGTATCTTTATTCGTCTTATCCCCTGTGAGCTGCGCACATCAACTAATTCCAGCAGATCAAGCAGTGTATCGCCTGCAGATTTCACTGTTTTTATTATTCGTTCATTCCCGACAGGCAGAGATAGCCCCATAAAAACATTCGTTGGAAAGACTCTGTCTGAAATGGGAATTCTGACACTCCCGCCTTTGCAAGGTACTGTAATCACACGATCCAGAGTACGGGTTCCCTGTCCCCAGCGGTGAGTTATACGAACGCTGTCAGCAGCATACTCTATTCGGATAGTCAGCATTCTGTACAGGCCAATTTCAGAACTCTTCTCCGGGATAAGAACCCACTGTCCGGATAAAGTTCTGTTCCGAGCTGTGAAAGTTCTATTCCGAGCTGTGGAAGTACCTGCCAGAATAATCATCCACAAAATAAAAAACCATGTTTGTATCAGTCTTTTCATGATAATCAGCCCCAATTATGCCGGTAAAGGAATGGTGTATACGCAATATTTTTATATCATAGTCTGCATACTATGCAATCAAATAAAATTATGGTTTTACATAATATTTTTCCCGAATCTCTTATCTATCTGTGACAGCCGCGGCAAGATACCCGACAGTGTATTCTCCAATAATTTTTCTCCCGGTTATTTCCGAAGAATTCGTATGATTCAGTATGCTGACTTTTTCTGCTCCCCACCTGAGCGTAGTCTCGAGAAGTATTGATATGGGAACTTTACCGCATATTGTGCAGTCTCTGCGGTTCAGGATTTCTCTTGTTTTTTCAATATCAAAACTTTTTAATGCTTCAATAAACCTGTTATCATTTTCTTCAACCTGCCTGTAATCATCTATATGATGCATATCACTGCTTGCAACTATAAGCGTACTGTCTCTGTCAAGAATTCCGGCCAGCGCATCTGCAATATCTTTTACATTATTCACATCACTGTGTCCAATTAGAATCGGAACAATGGAAAAATCTTTAATTGCATGCTGAAGAAAAGGGAGCTGAATTTCTAAGGAGTGTTCGTCATCTCCCGAAATATATGCAAGGTTGACCTCTTTCCTGATATTATCAAGTATTTGATGGTCTACAGGTACAAGCCCTAAAGGGGTTTTGTAATATTTCTCTGCATTAGTCATGTACCTGCTGACAGCGGTTCTGTGCATTGGTGCAATTATAACAACTGTTTTAAAATCATAACCTATGATTTGCCTGTAAGCATATGCTGCTGTCTGTCCCGAATAAAGGTACCCTGCATGAGGGCTAATCAGGCCCATTACTCTTCTTTTTAAATCACTTTTTGCAGTCTTTGAAAAATAACCGGATATCAGGCTTTCAAGTTTCTGTCTATTGCCGGGGTACCAAGTTCCTGCCACAGCAGGCTGTCTGATCTCCTCTTTATCCATGTTTGCCTCTTATCTGTTTTTCAAACCTAACAAAAAACTTCAATAGCCCCGGGTACTATTTCTGCTTCCATTGGTAAAAACCCTAAAAGATCGCCATCTACCTGAACCGGAGTCTCCTTATCCGAGCTCAGCACTGCTTTCTTAATCCGATAGTATAATACATCAGTAAAATTGGTGTGCAGTCCGGATATAACTCCAATTGCAAATCTCACAAGATCAAGCTGAGTCTTACCTTTGTAAATTATTACATCAAGGAAACCATCGTCTATCTCCGCAAAAGGCGCAACCTTGTGCACACCGCCGTAAAAATGTGTGTTGCTGATTAACACAAAGATCCCCGACTCTTTTATTTTGCCTCCATCTATTTCTATATTAATCCTGGTCGGAATGTATCCGAAAAAATCTTTTACTCCCGCAGCAATATAAGCATATCTCTTTATAATTTTTTTCACCTTAAGATTTGTTTTCATTACCGCATGTGCATCATATCCGCAGCTAGCCATCATTGAAAAATATCTTCCGTTGATTTTTCCAAGATCAATCCGTCTTGGCCGTTTTTCAGTAATTGTTCTTGCAGCATCAAATATATCAATCCTGATTCCAAGTTCACGTGCAAGTACATTACTGCCGCCGATAGGCAAAATACCAAGTACTACATTCGAACCGGCAAGACCGTTAATTACTTCATTTATTGTTCCGTCTCCGCTTACAGATATAACGCATTCGAATCTATTCTTAACTGCTTCTTTTGCAATGTGTAAAGCATGTTCAGGCCCTTTTGTAAACTGGACAGACAGCTCAAATCCGTTATCCTTTAAAATCTGCATGGCGGATTTTAAATATTTCTTAACAATACGCGGATTCGTATCCCGATTAACAATCACCTTTGTTTTCATACTGTTTTGCCTTTGATTCGGAATCGAAACTTTTAATTAAATTATTTTTTATCGGAGTAGTATATTTTATTGATTGAAAGTATCAATGTCAATACTTATTTGAGTTTTACTGGCACCCCCCGAAAAAGTATGGAAATTGTACTGCATGTTTTTACCCCGGCATTAGAAAAATCTCCGGCTGCTGCAAATCTCCTACTCTTCCTTCTGCTTGATACTAAAACAAACTGGAGAACCTTCTCCAATTTACCCATGCATATTAACTCTTTTAATTATGCAATCTTACGATACTCTCGCTAACACTGCACGGAGCATGATCACTGAAACCTATCTCTTTTAACCCTTTTGATATAGATTGTTCAACATAGCTCTCCATCTCCCCTTCCGCATGGCCGCATAATTTGGTATGTATATGGTAATCAGTCAAAATTAAATCTTGTACTCCTTAATAACATCATTAAATAAAATTTCTAATTTATCGATTTTTTGTGAATCAGTACCTTGAGCCTGTGCGATTTTAAGGGTTCTTTTGCCGAGGATCGAGTACACAACAGCAAGTTCACTGTCTTTTTCAATAAGAGCTTTTATATGGTTCCTCACAGTAGAAACATCACCTCTGCTAATTGGGCCTGTCAGAGATTTTACTCCACCTTGCCTGAAAAAATTCTCCACACTTCTGTCTGCAAGATGATAAAAT
Encoded here:
- the amrB gene encoding AmmeMemoRadiSam system protein B is translated as MDKEEIRQPAVAGTWYPGNRQKLESLISGYFSKTAKSDLKRRVMGLISPHAGYLYSGQTAAYAYRQIIGYDFKTVVIIAPMHRTAVSRYMTNAEKYYKTPLGLVPVDHQILDNIRKEVNLAYISGDDEHSLEIQLPFLQHAIKDFSIVPILIGHSDVNNVKDIADALAGILDRDSTLIVASSDMHHIDDYRQVEENDNRFIEALKSFDIEKTREILNRRDCTICGKVPISILLETTLRWGAEKVSILNHTNSSEITGRKIIGEYTVGYLAAAVTDR
- a CDS encoding diacylglycerol kinase family lipid kinase — its product is MKTKVIVNRDTNPRIVKKYLKSAMQILKDNGFELSVQFTKGPEHALHIAKEAVKNRFECVISVSGDGTINEVINGLAGSNVVLGILPIGGSNVLARELGIRIDIFDAARTITEKRPRRIDLGKINGRYFSMMASCGYDAHAVMKTNLKVKKIIKRYAYIAAGVKDFFGYIPTRINIEIDGGKIKESGIFVLISNTHFYGGVHKVAPFAEIDDGFLDVIIYKGKTQLDLVRFAIGVISGLHTNFTDVLYYRIKKAVLSSDKETPVQVDGDLLGFLPMEAEIVPGAIEVFC
- a CDS encoding PHP domain-containing protein, which codes for MLTDYHIHTKLCGHAEGEMESYVEQSISKGLKEIGFSDHAPCSVSESIVRLHN
- a CDS encoding MFS transporter, whose amino-acid sequence is MEHLKKRLNDSAVMRWSALLLLSGLLFATYWFNDCLGPLKGLIETELGFDNNMFGTVLASVSWANMALMIIVGGIALDRWGTRKTGIVFGSIATTGAFIMAFASNGLFGQDKHSMMIGMIVGRILFGMGLETVCVMTNRTIVKWFKGHELALAMAINVAIGRLGTAGCNFFGIEVAGGSVYKGIVFGASLIGLAVIMFLIYLVFDVKYERREKELGNPVDGESGDEFKLKDLKDLLTNPSFLYIAFLCVSFYAAVFPFIQYAPDLLINKFGFTNTMPDLTGASLWDKIYAFFHTAPKVTSLIPLGTILFTPVFGNIVDKKGRAASLMIVGSLLLIFAHLSLSVFNSVSLGYLGLFSLGIAFSLVPAAMWPATSKIVPLKRLGTAYATMFTIQNYGLSAFFWGIGKMVNVMNPKIVTQIQSTRDQLLADGVSRMDIPGRIDALKASGVIPPYNYTIPILMLVALGVISIFLAYLLLRADKKQGYGLELPSNH